The genomic region ttaaaacaaatgaaatcaaATAACTTACTTCTTTATGTGAGAATGAGGGATGACTGAGAAACACCGCTATCGTGGGAAGAAGATAAAGATATGAGGGAGGGAGATGATGAAGTTTGATGAAGATATAAGCAGATAAGGAAACAAAGGATGATAGTGATGAAGGATGATAGTGATGAAGGATGTTCTAATTTAGTGTTTTGATTTTTAATCAGAATAGCTGGGTGCCTGGGTATGATATGGTAAGagttgtactccctcctattcattttaactctcccctttcaaaagggcacgcaaattaaggggaggattattttattgtaaagtattgtggtgatgtaaggtaattggagagggggaaggtattattgtggggtaagatgattaaaataagtattgttgtggggtaaggtgattaaaataagataaagtatgagtattgtgggggtattgttgtggggtaaggtgattaaaataagtataaaatattactaaataaggaaagggggagagttaaaatgaataggagggagtaattattTTGTGGGTATGAATTGAAGGGTTAATTAAGGTAATTTGTTAGTGTAATTAGTAAACCGAGTCAGGAAATTAGTAAAATTATATTCGGGAGTGAAATACGGTGTGAGTTGGGATATATACACTCTAATGTAGGTGATATTTTGTAATAAATGAAACACatggtggtagtttgtaaaatacgatatttagtaggtggtaattaacaattttcaataataataatactctccTCTCACCTCACCTCACCTCACCTAACAACATTACAAACATACTGCGACACTtcagactcaaaacaaaacaaaaacaaagggaAAGGGGATATCGTGTAATACAGCCAAAAAGAAGaggagaaacaaaaaaaaaaataaaaaaaggaaaagacGAGATTTAAAACAAAGCAACGGTTGTGAGCCGGTCCACCGGCCGTCGGTTGTGCACCGGCTGGGGATCTCCTGGAAACAAAAGGGTGAATTAATAGGATTGGGAGCCGGTGAGGAGGTCGGCTGCCGGTTGGCCGGCTAAGAGCACTTTTGATGTTTGTTGCGAGTTGGGAGCCGGGTAGGCGGCAGGCGGTTGGGGATGCGTCTTGTGTTCGAGATTGGTGACTGGATTGATGATGGTTCCTGCTGCTCCGTCGCTGCTGGTGCTCTGGGCTGCCGTGGTGGGTCAGAGATGAAAGTGAGGTGCCACGGTGGTTCAAAATGTGGTGCGTCGGAGTCGGGTCTTCGTCGATTTGAGTGGGTTAGCCTTGAACCCGACTCATCTTCTTGCGTTTCTTCATTCTTGTCTTTAATTCGATTGATTGCAGTTAATTGAGCAAGGATTGGACTCGGATTCCGGTCGACGATGGTGGCTCAATTTATGGATTTCTGGGAAGCTTTTGGGCAATACAAACGGAGGATTAGGTCGTGGTTGCTGCTCTGCTGGTGTTTGTCGAATTAGTCGACATGGTGGATTGATGGTGGTGCGAAAATGGTGCAGGAATGGGTGATGCGTGGTTGATGGTAGATGCAGGTCGTTGATGATAGAGGAGAAGGGACACGAGTTTAATGATGATGGTAATGGTGGGCTGATTTGGTGGTTTGATGAAGGGTAGATGTCGTGGGCATGCCTGAGATGCAGGGGATTGTTTGAAATGCAGGTGGGTGATGTATGCAGATGTGCGGGCTGCTGGTGCTGTTGAAGGTGAACGAAAATGGTGATGAAGGTTGTATGGAGTGGAAATGGAGATGATGGAATGATGGCGGTGTCTGCTGCTTGGGTTGTTGCTGCTGCCGTGGACAGAGGAGGACGATGGGCTGCTGGTTTAAATTCCGGTTTCGAAATCAGATTTGATGCGTAGTGCTCAGTTTGGTGGTGAAATTTCTGGTCGTTGATGAGAGCAGTGGCAAGATCAGGAGTCTAGGACAATGGAAATTGGTCCAACTCAAAATTGAGTTTGCAGCCTTTGATTGTACTTTGCGCCATTTGCTTCATAATTGACCACCTCAAATACTCGTATTAACTTGCTTGCATCACGATTTtcaatatatgtgaaagatataGGTTGATAAGAGTGACAGTTGAATTGTGTATTCAAATGACAACCTCTTGGCCTGGCAAAGAGCTAATAGGAAATTGCCCAGTTTGCTCAGTTTGCTGAGTCGAGCTTTCTCCAAAAACGTTCTTCTGAAAAGTACTACTATGATTTTTCAGCATGTCTTTATTTCGTGAGACCTATATTTTAGACAATAGTTAGATGTTGTTAGACGAAAACagtaattaaaatttaaaaaagaaaattaaaacgTACCAAATGCGTAGATCTTCTGCGGCTATGGCGTTACTATCTAATCTTAGAGTCGAAAAACGAGTTGTACCTCAGCATCCTCCTGTTGATGCAAATGGTTATTAGAAGCTTCTCtaaaaatataattaatttataatatgTATACATACCTCTATAATCGGGCGCTTTTACACGGGTTATCTGAATAACAGGTAGGGAGTCTATTGCTCTAGCAATTTTTTCAGTAGGCTCTAGAGCAAGTGCACGCCAAGCTGTAACAACGACGGGCCTCATTCTGCATATATAGTTTACTTAAAAAATATATACAATTGTCAAGAAAAATATTGTTTTAGAGAAGAATGCACGTCGTAAACCACTTACTGACGATCGACGATTATTATATCTCTTGCTTCATTTTCATCTCCTGTACTTCTATTTGTATTTGTTCTTAAGGATCGAACAAAAATTGCGATACCAACTAAATCTGTATAGATGAAATGGTCATTTTTTTATCTAATTTTCTATACATTTTTGAAAATTGTAGGTGAATATAATGGCAAAGGTACATACCAATTCTATCCTTGCGTTCAAGATTCTCTAGAACCGAATTTACTGGAACCCAAtatggccctgtttggtaaacagcggattaatttcagcataagcagattaTACATGGaagattttatcagaaggtttgactagcatattataattagcagaattaatttgagtgtttggtaagcagcatattgtaaaacagcatattgaccccaaatatgctgtttcaatatgttgtttaccaaacactaaaattagcatattgattggtcaaacatgctaaaacccttgaatatACTAAAAATTGGCCAATATGTCGTTTACCAAACATCGCCTATGTGTTAGTACTCTCAGTCGAACCAAGGTCAATCATATGTAAACCTTTTTTAAATATCATCTGGTAAATATGATTTCCGAAtctgtagtttggaggaattaacCTCACATATGGATTTTCAATTTCATATTGATGGTTCTCATGTAAAAGATTGTTAAAAGAAGGAATATTCTCTTGAAAGATTGTTGCAGTCATTTCTGTTCCCTATTacacaaataaaataataaaattaaaatagtaaataaaaacatgtagataattataaaagttatatattgCAGTACCTCTTTATCAGAAAAAAGTAAATTTTAAAGTTTTGTATCCCCACGGTTGTTTTTTTGGACGCTTTTATGGATTTAAGAGTAACAACAACAGTAAAGTTCCTACTGCGATCCGTCACTGAGGCAAGCGGTATTGTTGGAGGAGCCATTATAGTCTGCAAATTCATAGCAAAAAACGTGAGAGATGGCtactaacaatttttttttttaaaaaaggaaaTCATTTGTTGGAACTCTAAACGTTAGTATTAAAGGCGAACCTTTTATCTACAATAACTTTCAAATATGTCATAAATAACTGTATGAAATCTTAAGAACATAATTTTTAGTACAAATAATATATAATGTTTACTTATTGTCTGTAATAATACTGTAAATTTGGTTCTGGAGAACAAGCTTAACGTACCGCAGTTAATCTTATgtgttttagaagaaaaattatGTAGTTATTCAAGGAAAGCAACTTAAAACAAAAAGTAAGCGCCAGTAGAAATTATATTATAAGGGTGTATTCTGTAGGTTGTTATTAGAAGAGTTTTGTTCAAAATAGAAATTTAAATTGAAGCACTCAAGAATAGAAAAATGAAATAGATAACATGTATTCAAAATAAAACTAAAACAGTAACACGATTATTTGAAATATTTTTCTAGAATAACGTTGAGGTACGAATAAAATTTTTTTCTTACATACACACTTAGCTATATTTTGCCTTATTTAATACTTCGTAATATACAATATTCTTAGTACATCTCCAACTGTCAGATAACGTATAATGTGGAAGTATAGCAACCGTTATGTCAGAGCTTTTTCTTGCTCTTGACAATGCTACATACAACTGACCATGCGAAAATACCGGTCTTGGCAAGTATATTCCAACTCTACTGAGTGTTTGTCCCTGGGCTTTGTTAACAGTCATTGAAAAACTTAATCGAATCGGAAATTGTTTCCTCCTGAAGTTAAACTGAAATCTGTCGGCATGAGATGGTTGAAGTGGAATTCTTGGTATGAAAACTCTTTTTCCTTTGTGCTGTCCCACTACAATTTCGGCGTCAATAACATTTCTATCAAATGCCTTGCAAATTAGTCTTGTACCGTTACAAAGACCGGAGGTAGGATCTAAGTTTCTCAGCAAAATAATAGGACTATTTATTTTGAAGACCAGCTGATGCGGCGGGAGACCGTTAGGGTGTAGTGTATTAAGATATTCCTCTGGATATTATTCTGTCGCGATGTCTGCAGCTTCGTCAAAGCTCCTGTAGGTAAACGCGTCACCTTCTTGTCGAGAAACTAATATAGAATTTATCATTTGTGCGTCATCATTTTTTGGAGTAAGTATTGCTCTTTCGGTTGTTACAGACGGATTCGTACTAATTTGCTGTATATCTGGATAAATTGAATCAATGAGCTGTTCAATTAGTATCGATTCTTCTGTTGCAGATATGACAATCGGCCTTTGTAATTTTACATCTTTCCCATTTTTATAAGGATGAGAGCCATCACCAACACTTAGAACGAAGTTGCAAAAAGCAGGATCACGCATAGCCCTCATATTAACCGTTAAATGAATTCTTTCGAGTTGAGGCCACAACAGAGACATAACAAAACTCGAATTGATTGCCTCTTGTAATGTACTTTTTGGTATAACAGGCAGTCCCTGTCGAAAGTCTCCTCCAAAAACGACTAATTTTCCGCCGAACAATTCTGTACTTGAGCAGACGTCACACAAAGTTTTTTCAAAGTACTCAATTGAATTTCTTTTTGCCATGGGAGCTTCATCCCAAATGATTAAACTACATGCTCGAATTAGTTCTGCTAAAGAACT from Silene latifolia isolate original U9 population chromosome 3, ASM4854445v1, whole genome shotgun sequence harbors:
- the LOC141649287 gene encoding uncharacterized protein LOC141649287, with the translated sequence MLNEEQRRAYDTIYRRVIEHRPGSFFLDGPGGTGKTFLYSTLLANLRARGLICLAVASSGIAASNLPGGRTSNSRFKIPLDIENNQSSQISKKSSLAELIRACSLIIWDEAPMAKRNSIEYFEKTLCDVCSSTELFGGKLVVFGGDFRQGLPVIPKSTLQEAINSSFVMSLLWPQLERIHLTVNMRAMRDPAFCNFVLSVGDGSHPYKNGKDVKLQRPIVISATEESILIEQLIDSIYPDIQQISTNPSVTTERAILTPKNDDAQMINSILVSRQEGDAFTYRSFDEAADIATE